Below is a window of Ignavibacteriales bacterium DNA.
ATCTTCAAACTAAATCTAACTATTATCCAAAATGATCAATGACTTATTAGAATTAAGCATATTGTTGGTTATTGTGGAAAGAATCCTAAAAATTGATAACAAAGATGATTTTTGGGGAAATTTCAAATAAACCTATTCAAATTTATTTTTACTTACGCGGCTGATCCTGTTCGATGTTAAATTCTGATGGTGCAACCCCAAAATACTTCTTAAAACTTTTCGCAAAATTTGATTGTTCTGTAAATCCAACAGCAAATGCAATTTCTTTAACTGATGCCACTTTATTTCTTAACATTTCCGCAGCTTTTTCTAATCTAATAGTTCTAATATAAAGTCCTGCAGGCTGATCAATTAAAGCTTTTAATTTTCTGTTCAGTTGAGAAACACTGAAAGCCACTTCATTTGCCAGTTGATCTACCGAATATGCAGTATTACTTATGTTATTATTTATGGACTTTATTACTTTTTCTAAAAAATAATTGATCTATTGAAGATTCGGTTACATCCGAAGGATTAAAATTTGCTGTTTTGCTGTATCGTTCTCTAAGTTTTTTCTTGTTGTGATTAGATTTTTTACTCTAACAATTAATTCCTGTGTACTAAACGGTTTAACAAGATAATCATCAGCTCCTGTTTCAAGTCCTGTTAATTTATCTTCCTGATCAGATTTTGCCGTTAAAATAATTATAGGGATATGGCTGGTTAGAGCATCTTGTTTTAATTTTTTACTCACTTCAAAACCATCAATACCCGGCATTCTTACATCAGTGATAATAAGATTTTGGAATTAATTCTGCAGACTAATTTTATTCCGTTCAGTCCATCACTTGCTTCATAAATCTGGAAGGAATCTTCGAGTTGTTCTCGAATAAATTGCCTGATATCAGAATTATCATCAACGAC
It encodes the following:
- a CDS encoding helix-turn-helix transcriptional regulator — translated: MAFSVSQLNRKLKALIDQPAGLYIRTIRLEKAAEMLRNKVASVKEIAFAVGFTEQSNFAKSFKKYFGVAPSEFNIEQDQPRK
- a CDS encoding response regulator — translated: MPGIDGFEVSKKLKQDALTSHIPIIILTAKSDQEDKLTGLETGADDYLVKPFSTQELIVRVKNLITTRKNLENDTAKQQILILRM